A single genomic interval of Halobacillus halophilus DSM 2266 harbors:
- a CDS encoding YetF domain-containing protein, translating to MVYVSLIVRTLLTYLIILLVFRFMGKREIGELSVMDLVVFIMLAEIGVFVIEQPDSSIWKAVVPMAVLLAIQLGSAWVSLKNQRFRSWFDGKPSVIIKHGKVDEYEMKRQRYNFNDLLIQLREHGIQQVNDVAYAILEPSGKLSVFEKDDSGHSSYAVVLIADGEIQYSGLKNIRKNKNWLLNELKKQGYESLDQISLCTINDEGEVSIDEKNQYK from the coding sequence ATGGTGTATGTCTCTCTTATAGTAAGAACTCTTCTCACTTATTTAATTATACTTCTAGTTTTTCGTTTTATGGGTAAGAGGGAAATCGGTGAGTTAAGTGTTATGGATTTAGTTGTTTTTATTATGCTCGCAGAAATCGGAGTATTTGTTATTGAACAACCCGATTCTTCGATTTGGAAAGCAGTTGTTCCTATGGCTGTATTATTAGCTATACAATTGGGCAGTGCCTGGGTTTCCCTAAAGAATCAAAGGTTTAGAAGCTGGTTCGATGGAAAACCTTCCGTTATTATTAAACACGGTAAGGTAGACGAGTATGAGATGAAACGGCAGCGCTATAATTTCAATGATTTACTTATACAATTACGTGAGCATGGGATTCAACAAGTAAATGATGTAGCATATGCCATCCTGGAACCTTCTGGAAAACTATCGGTTTTTGAGAAAGATGATTCTGGTCATTCCTCATATGCTGTCGTCTTGATCGCGGACGGAGAAATCCAATATAGCGGTCTTAAGAATATACGTAAAAACAAGAACTGGCTGCTAAATGAACTTAAAAAGCAGGGGTATGAGTCTTTAGATCAAATTTCATTATGTACCATTAATGATGAAGGAGAGGTTTCTATTGACGAAAAAAATCAATACAAATAA